The following proteins are encoded in a genomic region of Gouania willdenowi chromosome 6, fGouWil2.1, whole genome shotgun sequence:
- the LOC114465475 gene encoding beta-1,3-galactosyl-O-glycosyl-glycoprotein beta-1,6-N-acetylglucosaminyltransferase 3-like, whose product MRFRRFMRIQMLLKTIPLLFLGTGLYFVFWQTSFYKQLLSELKIPEEFTLDIPGCSAILSGDVEGRKDALHALLAKRRKQKLLSEDFYLNAAQDCQSYTGQRGFIMETLSEEEKHFPIAYSMVIHEKIEMFERLLRAVYAPQNIYCVHVDQKSPAEFQDAVKAIVSCFPNVFVASKLERVVYASWSRVQADLNCMEDLLASRVQWRYLLNTCGTDFPIKTNREMVRALKSLNGRNSLESEETSEGKKKRWQYHFNITDQVIQTNVKKSPPPISSPMFSGNAYFVVSRAFVQHVLMDRELQEFLEWEKDTYSPDEHLWATLQRMPSVPGSDPYHNKFDRSDMQALARAVKWSYTAGDMKKGAPYYPCTGIYRRSVCVYGTGDLLWLLTQQHFLANKFDPEIDDVTIRCLESVLRFKALGIDHLSIQ is encoded by the coding sequence atgcgTTTTAGGAGATTTATGAGGATCCAGATGCTCCTGAAGACAATCCCTCTCCTCTTCCTGGGTACAGgcctttattttgtgttttggcaAACCAGCTTTTACAAGCAGTTATTGTCTGAGCTGAAAATACCAGAGGAGTTCACACTTGACATCCCAGGCTGTTCAGCTATCCTAAGTGGAGACGTAGAGGGAAGGAAAGATGCCCTTCATGCGTTGTTGGCTAAGAGGAGAAAGCAGAAACTTCTGTCTGAGGACTTCTACCTGAACGCTGCACAGGACTGTCAGTCGTACACTGGACAGAGAGGATTCATCATGGAGACGCTCAGTGAAGAGGAGAAACACTTTCCCATCGCTTACTCTATGGTGATTCACGAGAAGATTGAGATGTTTGAGCGTCTCCTGCGAGCGGTTTACGCCCCTCAGAACATCTACTGTGTCCACGTGGATCAGAAATCCCCTGCAGAGTTTCAGGATGCTGTGAAAGCAATCGTCTCCTGCTTTCCCAACGTGTTTGTAGCCTCCAAGTTGGAGAGGGTGGTGTACGCCTCATGGTCTCGTGTACAGGCAGATCTGAACTGCATGGAAGATCTGCTCGCCTCTCGTGTCCAGTGGAGGTACCTGCTGAACACCTGTGGCACCGACTTTCCCATTAAAACCAACAGAGAAATGGTGAGGGCGCTGAAAAGCCTTAACGGGAGAAACAGCTTGGAGTCTGAAGAAACCAGTGAGGGGAAGAAAAAGCGTTGGCAGTATCACTTTAACATCACTGATCAGGTGATTCAGACCAACGTGAAGAAGAGCCCTCCACCCATCAGTAGTCCCATGTTCTCTGGAAACGCCTACTTTGTGGTCTCTAGAGCCTTTGTGCAGCATGTGCTGATGGACAGAGAGCTTCAGGAGTTTTTGGAGTGGGAGAAGGACACATACAGCCCTGATGAGCACCTGTGGGCCACTCTACAGAGGATGCCCTCTGTGCCTGGATCAGACCCCTACCACAATAAGTTTGATAGGTCAGACATGCAGGCTCTGGCTCGAGCAGTGAAGTGGAGCTACACAGCAGGAGACATGAAGAAAGGAGCCCCGTACTACCCGTGCACTGGTATCTACAGacggtcagtgtgtgtgtatggaacTGGTGATCTGCTGTGGCTACTCACACAACAACATTTCCTGGCCAATAAGTTTGATCCTGAGATTGACGATGTGACTATCAGATGTTTAGAGTCAGTTCTACGCTTCAAAGCTTTAGGTATCGACCATTTATCAATACAGTAA